CGTTTCATTGTTGATGGCTACCACATCACCCTTCTTAGGAATTCTTACAGGGCCATACCAGTCCTGATTCCATGGCTTATTTACTGGAAATATAGACTGTGTTGTATCAATTTTTGTTCTGGCATCATCTCTATAAGCGATTGCAGCTTCTCCTTTCACAGAAACATCTTCTTTCATGTCAACCACGTGAGGAAGTTCTTTGATATCTTTAGCAATTTTATCCGTTAGACCTTGGAAGCCATAAATAAATCCGCCGTTGTTCTGCTGTATTTCCTGTACCGGTAAAAATCCGTAAGCTTTATATAATGTAGGAATGTCTAACTGGCTGTCAGTGGTTACAATATATCTGTGTTGTACTTCCTGATCTCCTAAAACAACTTCCGGCTTTCCATTCACGAAAAGTCTTCCGGCTCTCATTTCAAAAGTATCTCCGGCAGTCGCTACGCATCTTTTTACATAAGGATCTTTTCTATCGATAGCAGCATGCACTGAATCCTGAGGATAGTTGAAAACAACTACATCATTTTTCTGTGGTTTATTGAATTGCAGGATTCTTGTATATGGTAATTTTACTCCGTCTACATAAGATTTAGGATCATCTTTTGGATTTCCTTTCTGTCCTGTATCCATAATCGTTCCCTGAAGGAAAGGTATTGCCAAAGGACGCATTGGAAGTCTATATCCATAGCTCCATTTATTTACGAAAAGGAAATCTCCTACCAATAATGTTCTTTCCATGGAACCTGTAGGAATTCCGAACGGCTGTGTTACAAAAACGTGGATAATGGTTGCAAATACTACGGCGAAAGTAATAGATCCCAAAAATGTATCTTTCTTTTTAGCCTCTTTTTCTTCATCTGTAAGATACAGATCATTAGCATTTTCATCTTCCAGTTCTACCTCTTTAGAATAGTTGATAGTTGCCATATAGATGAACGGAAGAATCACAGTAAGAATCTGATCCTTGAAAAGGGTTTTTCCGAACTTCTTCACTAAATAAAGATGGAAAACAGACATCATGATGGGGCCTACAATCGGAAGATAGGAAAGGATTGCCCACCATTTCGGATGTTTCGTTTCTTTCAGGATAATGAAATAGTTATAGAAAGGTATAAATGCAAATAAAGGGCTATACCCCATTTTTTTAAACAACTTCCATGTTGAAATCCCCATTAATACGGATAAAATGAGGACATACACTGTATACGTTAAAAAATAATTCATAATTTTTTTGTGCCTATTCTTATGATATAAACGATAAATGATGAGTAATAAACGAGAATAGCTGTTCTGCTATTAACAATTCACTATTCATCATTTTCATATTGGTCTGCAATTTACAGAATTTGTTACAATTAAAGTCCTAAAACATCCTTCATTCCGAAGTTTCCTTTTTTGTCTTTGATCCACTCAGCTGCAACTACCGCTCCTAATGCAAAGCCATTTCTGTTGAATGCAGTATGTTTGATCTCAATTTCATCCACTTCACTTCTATAGAAGACACTATGAGTTCCAGGTACTTCATCTTCGCGAATTGCGAAAATTCCAAGCTGAGTTCCTTCTGTTTCTTCCAGTTTCCACGCGTCAAATTTCGAATTGTTATTGATAATTCCTTCTGCGATAGAGATGGCAGTTCCGCTTGGGGCATCTTTTTTATGGATATGGTGAATTTCTTCCAGCTGACAAGAGTATTCATCTACATTCTTCATCAGACCAGCCAGTTTTTCGTTTAAAGCAAAAAATAAGTTAACGCCTAAACTAAAATTCGAACCATATAAAAATGCGGTATCATTATCTACCGCTAATTTTTCTATTTCAGCTTTTTTCTCCAGCCATCCTGTGGTTCCGCAAATTACCGGAGTTTTATTTTCAAGGCAAGCTTTGATATTGTCGTATGCAACTTCCGGTAAGGAAAATTCGATCACAACATCTGGATTGTTAAGATTTTCAGCAGTTGGGGTTTCCTTCAGGCGGGCAACAACTTCGTGACCTCTTTTCTGTGCGATCTCATCAATGATCTTACCCATTTTACCGTAACCAACTAATGCTATTTTCATGTAATCTTTTTTATTTATTGTTACATTCAACCTTTCGGTTCTCTGTATGTATTATATATTAAAATCTATAACTTAAAGCGAATCCTGTTTTTGGAGAATCAAAACCATATTGGTCCTGAATCACAGATGGCTTAAAAGTCAGATCAGGGTCATGGCGGCTTTCATAAAGATGAGCGTCCACTACTGCATCTACAATATTTAAAATATAGATCAGTCCTGTAATGGCAATAGCATAATCTCTTTGTCTTTTTGCCCTATCCTGCGCATTTCCTAACGCTTTCTTATCTAGCCAAGGGCGAGCATCCACGAATTCATTAGGTGTGCCATTTAATTTGGCCACATAATATTCGCGGTATTTCCTGTATTGATTATCATTCCATACAGCAATACCTACTCCAGCTCCTACTGCTCCCCAAACAATTGGGATCTTCCAGTATTTCTTGTTGTAGAACTGCCCTAATCCCGGCAATACTGCAGAATACAATCCTGCTCTGGTAGGATTAAGTTTATCGTTTTTTTGGTAGGCCCATTGGCTTTTTCCAGATCTTCGATAATCTTTGCTTCTGTTTTGGTTGGTTTTACCAAACGAAGTTCCTCTTTCGGAGGTGTCTGTACCCGAACAGTATCAATAGGCGCAACTTGTGAGTAAGCCAATACAGCAATACACAAGAAAAATGTGAAAAATATTTTCTTCATTTATTTAATATGGGATAAAATATATTCCAGTTCTTCTTCATTTTTGAAGTCCAGGACAATTTTACCTTTTTTACCATTTCCAGAAGCTTTGATCTCCACTTTTACATCCAGGATGTCAGCAATGGTCTTCTGAGCTCTTTTATAGTTATTGGATAACTCGGCACTTACTTTTTTAGCAGCCGGAGATTTTGGATTTTTAAATGCAGCCGCAGCTTGTTCAGCCTGACGTACATTCAGCTTTTCTTTAATGATCAGATCGAATAAAATCTGTTGGTTTTCTTCACTTTCAAGACTGATGATTGCTCTCCCATGTCCAGCAGAAATTTCACCGCTTCTGATAGCATTCTGAATATCCGGATTCAATCTTAACAATCTGATTGAATTGGTAATTGTACTTCTATCTTTCCCTATTCTCTGGCTAAGATTTCCTGAGTAAGACCTATTTCTTCTAAAAGCCTGTGATAAGTAAGAGCAATTTCAATAGCATCAAGATCTTCTCTCTGAATGTTTTCAACAAGAGCCATTTCAAGAAGCTCCTGATCATTTACTAAACGGATGTACGCAGGAACTGTCGTTAAACCAGCAATTTTACTTGCTCTGTAACGTCTTTCCCCGGATATGATCTCAAATTTCTCACCGTCTTTTCTTAAGGTAATTGGTTGGATGATCCCTAAGTTTTTAATAGACTGTGCTAATTCCTCTAATGCTTTTTCATCAAAATAAGTTCTCGGCTGCGTCGGGTTCGGATATATATCTTCAAGCGCAACTTCTACAATATTTCCCACGAACTTGTCTGCTCCCTCATCTGTAGCGGAGTTGACAGTTGCTTTGGATTCTGCACTTAAAATGGCGCCCAAGCCGCGTCCCATAGCTCTTTTTTTGTCCTTCATAGATATAATTGATAAATGATGTTTGTTAAGTGATGGCTACCATTCACCTATTGGCCATTATTATTAATTTAATTCTTTATTAAGTTTTCGTTCTTTAAAAGAACTTCTTCAGCTAACTGAATATACTGAACAGCCCCTTTACTTTCGGCATCATAGTTCAGGATACTTTCTCCGAAGCTCGGAGCTTCACT
This is a stretch of genomic DNA from Chryseobacterium tructae. It encodes these proteins:
- a CDS encoding DUF5683 domain-containing protein translates to MYSAVLPGLGQFYNKKYWKIPIVWGAVGAGVGIAVWNDNQYRKYREYYVAKLNGTPNEFVDARPWLDKKALGNAQDRAKRQRDYAIAITGLIYILNIVDAVVDAHLYESRHDPDLTFKPSVIQDQYGFDSPKTGFALSYRF
- the dapB gene encoding 4-hydroxy-tetrahydrodipicolinate reductase, which gives rise to MKIALVGYGKMGKIIDEIAQKRGHEVVARLKETPTAENLNNPDVVIEFSLPEVAYDNIKACLENKTPVICGTTGWLEKKAEIEKLAVDNDTAFLYGSNFSLGVNLFFALNEKLAGLMKNVDEYSCQLEEIHHIHKKDAPSGTAISIAEGIINNNSKFDAWKLEETEGTQLGIFAIREDEVPGTHSVFYRSEVDEIEIKHTAFNRNGFALGAVVAAEWIKDKKGNFGMKDVLGL
- the lepB gene encoding signal peptidase I, whose product is MNYFLTYTVYVLILSVLMGISTWKLFKKMGYSPLFAFIPFYNYFIILKETKHPKWWAILSYLPIVGPIMMSVFHLYLVKKFGKTLFKDQILTVILPFIYMATINYSKEVELEDENANDLYLTDEEKEAKKKDTFLGSITFAVVFATIIHVFVTQPFGIPTGSMERTLLVGDFLFVNKWSYGYRLPMRPLAIPFLQGTIMDTGQKGNPKDDPKSYVDGVKLPYTRILQFNKPQKNDVVVFNYPQDSVHAAIDRKDPYVKRCVATAGDTFEMRAGRLFVNGKPEVVLGDQEVQHRYIVTTDSQLDIPTLYKAYGFLPVQEIQQNNGGFIYGFQGLTDKIAKDIKELPHVVDMKEDVSVKGEAAIAYRDDARTKIDTTQSIFPVNKPWNQDWYGPVRIPKKGDVVAINNETLPMFQWIISEYEHNSLEKKNGKIFINGKEANQYTIQQDYYMMVGDNRDASLDARFFGFVPEENIVGKPMFTWMSLQGAFADSSSTYQAPFKIRWDRMFKATNTGEANKTSYWWIAAMILILFFGWEYFVKLFKKKKTEDEL